Proteins co-encoded in one Campylobacter iguaniorum genomic window:
- a CDS encoding TraK domain-containing protein, with protein MRKMLLMLLMATAQMFAVTVIDNPTSETITINVSNKSVNRIVLPSKILDVAYSKEKGVDIKIADNQAFVKYVPIQKEQVQVIAKDKVEKIGEPEIIYDKAKPSEVFFVTEGKTYAFALNPQEIEAETIIVNDFSKRAEEIVKYETDDTYISTLAKISQLILKGGSPQGYKVKQVDNLLSDQADLKIKEITTYEGVIYTASLVEVSNKTDKPKKLNPKEYIKYANGTPKAITAYYDNEVNYLLPFGKAYVVIVTKVEK; from the coding sequence ATGAGAAAAATGTTGTTAATGTTGTTAATGGCCACGGCTCAAATGTTTGCCGTAACAGTGATTGATAATCCTACATCGGAGACAATCACAATTAATGTATCAAATAAGAGCGTTAATAGAATAGTTCTTCCCTCTAAAATACTTGATGTGGCTTATTCAAAAGAGAAAGGTGTAGATATTAAAATCGCTGATAATCAAGCTTTTGTTAAATATGTTCCTATTCAAAAAGAGCAAGTGCAAGTTATCGCAAAAGATAAAGTAGAGAAAATTGGTGAGCCAGAGATTATCTATGATAAAGCAAAACCATCGGAAGTATTTTTTGTAACAGAGGGTAAAACTTATGCTTTTGCTCTCAATCCTCAAGAGATAGAAGCTGAAACTATTATTGTTAATGATTTCAGTAAAAGGGCTGAGGAGATTGTAAAGTATGAAACAGATGATACATATATCTCTACACTTGCAAAAATATCTCAACTAATCTTAAAAGGTGGTTCGCCTCAAGGTTACAAAGTTAAGCAAGTTGATAATTTACTTAGCGATCAAGCGGATTTAAAAATTAAAGAAATTACAACTTATGAGGGTGTTATATATACTGCTTCCTTAGTTGAGGTTTCAAACAAAACTGATAAACCTAAAAAACTAAACCCAAAAGAATACATCAAGTATGCAAATGGAACTCCAAAAGCAATTACTGCATATTATGACAATGAAGTTAATTATCTTCTACCGTTTGGAAAAGCTTATGTTGTAATTGTTACAAAGGTTGAAAAATGA